Proteins found in one Rhodothermus sp. genomic segment:
- a CDS encoding ABC transporter ATP-binding protein, which produces MRAIALEVQHCAKRFRSRKGRVQALQEVTFQVPAGAQCGLLGPNGAGKSTLIRILANVLKPDAGQITVLGYPLRWGQHAYKRQVGFMLGDLGLMERLTGREQLELAAQLYGLPPDQAAARIETLTCPFEVATALDRWIETYSNGMRRQLAFLLALLHRPRLIVLDEPFEAMDAQAIETAIDLLRAHNREGATLLISSHRLDKLEPLCDYLVVLHRGRVRFAGPIATFRDHLPADDTLEAAYLRWLRTV; this is translated from the coding sequence ATGAGAGCGATCGCGCTGGAGGTTCAGCATTGCGCCAAGCGCTTTCGCAGCCGCAAAGGTCGCGTCCAGGCGCTTCAGGAGGTAACCTTTCAAGTCCCGGCAGGCGCCCAATGCGGCCTGCTGGGACCGAACGGAGCCGGAAAAAGCACGCTGATCCGCATCCTGGCCAACGTGCTCAAGCCGGATGCCGGCCAGATTACGGTGCTGGGCTATCCTCTTCGCTGGGGGCAGCATGCCTATAAACGCCAGGTGGGCTTCATGCTCGGAGACCTGGGACTGATGGAACGTCTCACCGGCCGCGAACAGCTCGAACTGGCAGCGCAGCTCTACGGTCTCCCCCCGGACCAGGCCGCTGCCCGCATCGAAACGCTGACCTGTCCCTTCGAAGTGGCTACGGCGCTCGATCGCTGGATTGAAACTTATTCGAATGGTATGCGGCGCCAGCTGGCCTTCCTGCTGGCACTGCTACATCGGCCACGGTTGATCGTGCTGGACGAGCCTTTCGAAGCCATGGACGCGCAGGCGATCGAGACAGCCATCGACCTGCTGCGTGCGCATAACCGTGAGGGCGCCACACTGCTGATCAGTTCGCATCGTCTCGATAAGCTTGAGCCCCTGTGCGACTACCTGGTGGTGCTACATCGGGGGCGCGTGCGCTTTGCCGGTCCGATCGCCACCTTTCGCGATCATCTGCCGGCGGACGACACGCTGGAAGCCGCTTATCTGCGCTGGCTACGGACCGTCTGA
- a CDS encoding TolC family protein, translated as MLVWLFGLGLLLGHPGTSIAPDTLDIQAALKLALTHHPQLLALRARQEALRGRKLQAYGIENPQLYFLREGIGSGQPFVEQRWTLVQRFDFPLVTYYRLQARHLEFQALEAELEAMAIRIRAEVKRAYTEVLYAQELVHLRQEEVVLLEQLQAAARARMAAGLATDLEVARTEIQLADARSRLEAAQRDFLQTRYALFRAIGLDPEAQRYDIVFPDTLVYVPVVIPQEEVLARLDQLPELQRQQVQVQVARAVVRQARASLLPQLQLDIYPQNYGDGYRFVGFQLGFSLPLAFLPGYRGRVREARARYEVRQWELADLQLQLKQQAEQAWHGYEAARIIVERYAHQVRERSHELLVRLQQGYRLGEVSLIELLDAQRLVLESEQRYYEALRDYYRQLIALEQFLGRELTFLKRK; from the coding sequence ATGCTGGTCTGGTTGTTTGGCTTGGGGCTACTACTGGGCCATCCTGGCACCTCCATCGCACCAGATACGCTGGACATTCAGGCGGCCCTGAAGTTGGCGCTGACCCATCATCCACAGCTGCTGGCTCTCCGTGCTCGGCAGGAGGCCTTACGTGGACGCAAACTCCAGGCGTATGGCATTGAAAATCCACAGCTCTATTTTTTGCGCGAAGGTATTGGCAGCGGACAGCCTTTTGTTGAGCAACGGTGGACATTGGTACAACGTTTTGATTTTCCGCTGGTTACCTATTATCGCCTGCAAGCCCGTCATCTGGAATTCCAGGCACTGGAGGCCGAACTGGAGGCGATGGCCATCCGTATCCGTGCCGAAGTGAAGCGGGCATATACCGAAGTGCTCTATGCGCAGGAGCTGGTGCATTTGCGACAGGAGGAAGTTGTACTGCTCGAACAGCTCCAGGCAGCCGCTCGTGCACGTATGGCAGCCGGACTGGCGACAGATCTGGAGGTGGCGCGTACAGAAATCCAGCTGGCCGATGCACGGTCCCGACTGGAAGCTGCGCAGCGTGATTTTCTACAGACGCGCTATGCGCTTTTTCGAGCCATTGGACTTGATCCCGAAGCGCAACGCTACGATATTGTCTTTCCTGATACCCTCGTGTACGTTCCCGTCGTCATCCCCCAAGAGGAGGTGCTTGCCCGACTGGACCAGCTTCCTGAGCTACAGCGCCAACAGGTCCAGGTGCAGGTAGCGCGTGCTGTGGTTCGACAGGCCCGCGCTTCGTTACTGCCCCAGTTGCAGCTGGATATCTATCCTCAGAATTATGGTGACGGATATCGATTTGTTGGCTTCCAACTCGGATTTTCGCTTCCTCTGGCTTTTCTGCCGGGATATCGGGGACGCGTGCGCGAAGCCCGTGCGCGCTACGAAGTGCGACAGTGGGAGCTGGCTGATCTCCAACTTCAGCTCAAGCAGCAGGCCGAACAGGCCTGGCACGGCTATGAAGCGGCCCGCATCATAGTAGAACGCTATGCGCACCAGGTACGTGAACGATCACACGAGCTCCTTGTCCGACTGCAGCAGGGATACCGATTGGGCGAAGTCAGCCTGATTGAACTGCTCGATGCCCAACGGCTCGTTTTAGAAAGCGAACAACGCTATTACGAGGCGCTCCGCGACTATTATCGACAATTGATTGCTTTAGAACAGTTTCTGGGTCGCGAATTAACGTTCCTTAAAAGAAAATGA
- a CDS encoding CusA/CzcA family heavy metal efflux RND transporter, with amino-acid sequence MLHRLIDFSLRQRFVALSLVVLMAFGGIVALQRIPINSLPDVTPVQVLVITKAGRYSPYDVEQLVSFPIETAMTGLPRVKEVRSISQFGLSAVTIEFEEGTDIYFARQLVAQRLQDVRDQLPPDVSPPQLGPISTALGEIYQYVVRGDGYSLTELREIQDWIIAPQLRAVPGVTEVNSFGGFVKQYEVLVNPEQLRALRLSLRHVIDAIERNNRVSGGNYLEHNQEQYIIRGFGQIRGTDDLERIIVARRGARPIYLRDVATVRIGRQIRQGAVTQDGKGEVVTGIVMMLRGENGREVIQRVEAKIAEINPRLPPGVRIEKFYDQSDLIERTTGTIKENLLEGGFLVIAILLLLLGEIKGALIVASVIPLSMLFAFIGMRAFGLAANLMSLGAIDFGMIVDGSVVMVEHMVHRLEKDQRGRKRLVLLRQAAHEVARPIFFGVLIILMVYVPIATFRGMEGILYRPMAITVASAVFGSLLLALVYVPAIATLVFRKGVRLRRNYLMDWLRPRYRRFLEKSLDRRKTTLAIALLVFGVALALLPFLGTEFLPELDEGSILIEEVRMPSVTLETSVENANWLAGQLLRHIPEIQTVVPKTGRSDLANDWMGVHQTDVWIILKPRDQWRPGMTKEKIIEQIRPFLETEPGLAYNFTQPIAMRVDELTSGVKSDIAVKLYGEDLDTLAAIATRIARLLPDLPGTDNFYVEKFAGQPYLNIEVDREAIAAFGLNVEDVQQVIEAGLGGAPAGQVFEGQRRFGIVVRFPEAYRNNFEAIMEAPVALPGGGTIPLRRVAHIRAEEGPREIARENGWRRLVVGINIKDIDTGTYVSNLKQAIERQVPLPPGVFLEYGGTFENQQRAMRHLYIAVPLALLIIIGLLYLMFGQMRYPLMILSVLPMALAGGVFALWLRGMYLSISAAVGFIALFGVAVLNGVVLIDHLNALRRQGLTVREAVLQGATDRLRPVLMTALVASLGFVPMAFNTGPGSEVQRPLATVVIGGLITATLLTLRVLPTIYDWLERDDQLPRGPEPEWEEDGQMDQPVSTAHTQT; translated from the coding sequence ATGCTGCATCGTCTGATCGACTTCAGCCTCCGGCAGCGCTTTGTGGCGCTGAGTCTGGTAGTCCTGATGGCCTTTGGGGGGATTGTGGCTCTGCAGCGCATTCCAATCAACTCGCTCCCCGATGTTACGCCCGTTCAAGTACTTGTCATTACCAAGGCCGGCCGCTATTCGCCCTACGACGTCGAGCAGCTTGTCAGCTTTCCCATCGAGACAGCGATGACGGGGCTGCCGCGGGTCAAAGAGGTGCGTTCAATCAGCCAGTTCGGCCTGTCGGCTGTCACGATCGAGTTTGAAGAAGGTACCGACATTTACTTCGCCCGTCAGCTTGTTGCCCAGCGTCTGCAGGACGTACGCGATCAGCTGCCACCCGACGTCTCCCCACCCCAACTGGGACCTATCTCAACCGCACTCGGTGAGATCTACCAGTATGTCGTCCGCGGCGATGGCTACTCGCTCACCGAATTACGCGAAATTCAGGACTGGATCATCGCGCCGCAGCTTCGGGCAGTGCCCGGGGTAACTGAAGTCAACAGCTTTGGGGGGTTCGTCAAACAGTACGAAGTCCTGGTCAATCCAGAGCAACTGCGAGCGTTGCGGTTGAGCCTGCGGCATGTCATCGACGCCATTGAGCGCAACAACAGGGTTTCGGGAGGCAATTACCTGGAGCACAATCAGGAACAGTATATCATTCGTGGTTTCGGGCAGATTCGCGGCACGGACGATCTTGAACGCATAATCGTGGCGCGGCGGGGGGCGCGTCCTATCTATCTCCGTGATGTGGCAACCGTTCGGATAGGGCGACAGATCCGCCAGGGAGCCGTCACCCAGGACGGCAAGGGAGAGGTCGTTACCGGTATCGTTATGATGCTGCGCGGCGAAAATGGCCGTGAAGTTATTCAGCGGGTTGAAGCGAAAATCGCCGAGATCAATCCACGGCTACCACCCGGTGTTCGTATTGAAAAGTTTTATGATCAGTCGGACCTAATCGAACGCACCACAGGCACGATCAAGGAGAACCTGCTGGAAGGCGGCTTTCTGGTCATTGCGATATTGCTGCTATTGCTGGGCGAAATCAAAGGTGCGCTGATCGTCGCTTCGGTGATCCCGCTATCGATGCTGTTTGCCTTTATTGGCATGCGGGCTTTCGGATTGGCGGCGAACCTGATGAGTCTGGGCGCCATCGACTTTGGGATGATTGTCGATGGTTCGGTCGTGATGGTCGAGCACATGGTGCACCGACTCGAAAAGGATCAGCGTGGTCGGAAACGATTGGTTCTACTACGTCAGGCAGCACATGAAGTGGCCCGTCCGATCTTTTTCGGGGTACTGATCATCCTGATGGTGTATGTGCCGATTGCTACGTTTCGGGGGATGGAAGGTATACTCTATCGCCCGATGGCTATCACGGTGGCCTCGGCCGTGTTTGGCTCGCTGCTGCTGGCTCTGGTTTATGTACCCGCTATCGCCACCCTGGTATTCCGCAAAGGTGTGCGCCTCCGACGTAATTACTTGATGGACTGGTTGCGGCCCCGGTACCGACGCTTTCTGGAAAAGAGCCTGGATCGTCGTAAGACAACGCTGGCCATTGCGCTGCTGGTGTTTGGTGTAGCGCTGGCATTGCTGCCGTTTCTGGGTACAGAGTTTCTACCAGAACTGGATGAAGGCTCGATCCTGATAGAAGAGGTGCGTATGCCGAGCGTTACGCTCGAAACCTCGGTAGAGAATGCCAACTGGCTGGCCGGGCAACTCCTCCGACATATCCCGGAAATTCAGACTGTCGTGCCCAAAACTGGCCGCAGCGATCTGGCCAACGACTGGATGGGCGTGCACCAGACCGATGTATGGATCATACTGAAGCCGAGGGATCAGTGGCGGCCGGGTATGACCAAGGAAAAGATTATTGAACAGATCCGTCCATTTCTCGAAACCGAACCGGGGCTGGCCTACAATTTCACGCAACCCATTGCAATGCGTGTCGATGAGCTGACTTCGGGCGTCAAAAGCGATATTGCTGTCAAACTCTACGGCGAAGATCTCGACACGCTGGCAGCCATAGCGACGCGTATCGCCCGTCTTTTGCCCGATCTACCCGGTACGGACAATTTCTATGTGGAAAAGTTCGCCGGACAACCCTATCTGAATATTGAAGTCGATCGCGAAGCCATTGCCGCCTTTGGGCTGAACGTCGAAGATGTGCAACAGGTGATCGAGGCAGGACTGGGCGGTGCTCCGGCGGGACAGGTCTTCGAGGGGCAGCGGCGATTTGGGATCGTCGTACGCTTTCCGGAAGCGTATCGGAACAACTTCGAAGCAATCATGGAGGCACCGGTTGCGTTGCCCGGGGGCGGCACGATTCCGCTCCGGCGAGTCGCTCATATTCGAGCTGAAGAAGGCCCCCGTGAGATTGCGCGCGAAAACGGCTGGCGCCGACTGGTGGTGGGCATCAACATCAAAGACATTGACACGGGCACCTATGTGTCGAACCTCAAGCAGGCTATCGAAAGGCAGGTACCGTTGCCACCCGGGGTTTTCCTGGAGTACGGCGGCACATTCGAAAATCAGCAACGGGCCATGCGCCACCTGTACATAGCTGTTCCTCTGGCCCTGCTGATTATCATCGGGTTACTTTACCTGATGTTTGGCCAAATGCGCTATCCGTTGATGATTCTTTCAGTACTGCCAATGGCATTGGCCGGCGGTGTGTTTGCACTGTGGCTGCGTGGCATGTATCTGTCGATCTCGGCAGCTGTCGGATTCATTGCCCTCTTCGGGGTAGCGGTGCTCAATGGGGTGGTGCTGATTGATCATCTGAACGCACTACGACGTCAGGGATTGACCGTACGCGAGGCAGTGCTGCAAGGAGCTACCGACCGCTTACGACCTGTACTGATGACAGCACTGGTGGCCAGTCTGGGCTTTGTGCCTATGGCCTTCAACACGGGGCCAGGCTCAGAAGTGCAACGGCCACTGGCGACTGTTGTGATCGGGGGGCTGATTACGGCCACCCTGCTCACACTGCGCGTATTGCCCACTATCTATGACTGGCTGGAGCGCGATGATCAGCTACCTCGGGGCCCAGAACCCGAATGGGAAGAGGACGGCCAGATGGATCAGCCCGTTTCCACTGCACACACTCAGACATAA
- a CDS encoding efflux RND transporter periplasmic adaptor subunit, which translates to MRHITLTLFIVLGLSACRRAPIEALLPEAIGVPPSLQSVTDSAALRIVHLDSVQQRMLQVQVAPVRYQQAAYTVSIPGEVYPAPGLMAQVATPIDGRVIRLYVYEGERVQRGQVLLELESLSFAQLVSDFLQAQAEEAYLERHVARLRQLVAAQLTPQSTLDQTEADYLRAQARRQAAEVRLRALGITPEAAQQLGRQERPLLPLRAPIDGYIDQHQVELGQAVSAHQTLMTVVDPSRVHIRGFLAPDDALGLRSGDSVTLVLQVPDSLILQAQVHTINPALDPENRAVVVNILADTHQGWPRPGQNVRLWLRLHTPRPVYVVPLSALTYDGPQAIVFVQRAPDTYEVRPVTVWRTDAEQALLVDGVREGEPVVTHPVFSLKALMRYAEFAEE; encoded by the coding sequence ATGCGCCACATTACGCTGACGTTATTTATCGTGCTGGGGCTGAGTGCCTGTCGCAGGGCGCCCATCGAAGCGTTGCTGCCCGAAGCGATCGGCGTGCCGCCTTCGTTGCAATCGGTTACCGATTCGGCAGCTTTGCGCATCGTGCATCTGGACTCGGTGCAGCAGCGCATGTTGCAGGTGCAGGTGGCCCCGGTCCGTTACCAGCAGGCTGCTTACACGGTAAGTATTCCGGGTGAAGTCTATCCAGCACCCGGACTGATGGCGCAGGTAGCCACGCCGATTGACGGCCGGGTGATTCGCCTGTATGTCTACGAAGGCGAGCGCGTGCAGCGCGGTCAGGTATTGCTTGAACTGGAAAGCCTGTCGTTTGCCCAGCTGGTGTCCGATTTTTTGCAGGCCCAGGCTGAAGAAGCTTATCTGGAGCGGCACGTAGCCCGGTTGCGGCAACTGGTGGCTGCTCAGTTGACGCCACAGAGCACGCTCGACCAGACCGAAGCGGATTACCTGCGGGCGCAAGCGCGTCGCCAGGCAGCCGAGGTGCGACTACGAGCGCTGGGGATTACGCCCGAAGCAGCGCAGCAGCTGGGGCGGCAGGAACGTCCGTTGCTTCCATTGCGGGCACCTATTGATGGCTACATAGATCAGCATCAGGTGGAACTGGGCCAGGCGGTCAGCGCGCACCAGACATTGATGACCGTGGTCGATCCATCACGTGTGCATATTCGAGGATTTCTGGCACCTGACGACGCGTTGGGCCTGCGGTCGGGCGACTCCGTCACGCTGGTGCTTCAGGTGCCCGATTCTCTGATCCTTCAGGCACAGGTTCACACGATCAACCCGGCCCTTGATCCGGAAAACCGGGCGGTGGTGGTCAATATTCTGGCCGATACCCATCAGGGTTGGCCACGGCCGGGCCAGAATGTTCGGCTGTGGCTTCGGCTACATACACCACGGCCGGTCTACGTGGTACCCCTTAGCGCACTGACTTACGATGGTCCGCAGGCTATCGTCTTTGTGCAACGAGCGCCGGACACCTACGAAGTGCGGCCTGTGACGGTCTGGCGCACCGACGCCGAGCAGGCCCTGTTGGTCGATGGCGTCCGTGAAGGCGAGCCGGTAGTTACCCATCCTGTCTTCAGCCTGAAAGCGCTGATGCGCTATGCTGAATTTGCCGAGGAGTGA
- a CDS encoding response regulator transcription factor, with the protein MTRSILLVEDEVAMAALLRQGLEEEGYVVEWVLTGEEALARLEHLKPALLVLDVRLPGIDGVEVCRQVRQRWPDLPVLMLTALDGVEDRVRGLRAGADDYLAKPFAFEELLARIDALLRRSQRQATRHLLRDGPLLLDLKARTATCGTQPLSLSPREFDLLAYLVQHPRQALSRLQLYREIWGHNFDHGTNLVEVYISYLRRKLQKAGCPGRIATVWGIGYRYEPAEDQL; encoded by the coding sequence ATGACCCGGTCGATTCTGCTGGTCGAAGACGAAGTGGCAATGGCCGCCCTACTACGTCAGGGGCTGGAAGAGGAAGGCTATGTGGTCGAGTGGGTGCTCACCGGCGAAGAAGCACTGGCGCGTCTGGAGCATCTCAAGCCAGCTCTGCTGGTGCTGGACGTGCGTCTGCCAGGGATAGACGGTGTAGAAGTCTGCCGCCAGGTGCGTCAGCGCTGGCCGGACCTGCCTGTTTTGATGCTGACAGCCCTTGATGGGGTCGAAGATCGCGTACGAGGACTGCGGGCCGGCGCCGACGACTACCTCGCCAAGCCGTTTGCTTTTGAGGAGCTGCTGGCCCGTATCGATGCCCTGCTACGCCGCAGTCAGCGCCAGGCAACACGCCACCTGCTACGTGATGGTCCGCTCCTGCTCGATCTCAAAGCCCGTACGGCTACCTGTGGAACCCAGCCGCTGTCCCTTTCGCCCCGCGAGTTCGATCTATTAGCCTATCTGGTACAACATCCCCGCCAGGCACTTTCTCGTCTGCAGCTCTATCGAGAAATCTGGGGGCATAACTTCGATCATGGTACAAACCTGGTAGAAGTATATATCAGCTATTTACGACGCAAGCTTCAGAAGGCAGGCTGCCCGGGCCGTATCGCAACGGTCTGGGGCATTGGCTACCGCTACGAACCGGCTGAAGATCAATTATGA
- a CDS encoding HAMP domain-containing sensor histidine kinase, translating to MKAPSLYPSFHRRLLVQSGGTLIAALALLGVLTWVAAYGWINEMARLPLRNEVKLVASRIIRDGRLVVDAYYWDEPHHQLLERHVDPYFLQVFNAEGRLIRQSANIALLSDRYPEVLLHAPRAHEPFWQPLQTFYLDAHRLYFMVFPLRDAAGRYLGAIQLARFDPGFVDLYRQLAIGIFLSWTLLSGLILMLLAISSRRVLRPLHELTRATAALSPERLHKPLRLTSPLDRETAQLTATLNDLLRRLHQAFDELQRFTANAAHELKTPLALLHAQAELALRRPRSADSYRTTLQQILQQTEQMTILVQHLLLLSRLDQPDTSFSFTPVNFSELVAREQELFAARAGMQGVTLAASLAPEARLYGIEPLLQELIRNVLDNAVKYTPRGRIDVVVQKTDTDVLFEVRDTGVGIPREALPHVTERFYRVPSTAIGTEGHGLGLSLVARIVTLHQGQLEIDSQPGQGTTVRVRLPALPVSVLETKVIA from the coding sequence ATGAAAGCACCGTCCCTCTATCCCTCCTTCCATCGACGACTGCTTGTGCAGAGTGGCGGGACACTGATCGCAGCGCTCGCCTTGCTGGGAGTGCTCACCTGGGTGGCCGCCTATGGCTGGATCAATGAGATGGCACGTCTTCCGCTGCGCAATGAGGTGAAGCTGGTCGCCAGCCGCATCATCCGAGACGGCCGGCTGGTCGTCGACGCCTACTACTGGGATGAGCCGCACCACCAGCTGTTGGAACGGCACGTGGACCCTTATTTTCTGCAGGTTTTCAACGCCGAAGGACGTCTGATTCGCCAGTCTGCCAATATTGCATTGCTCTCGGATCGGTATCCCGAAGTGCTCTTACATGCACCAAGGGCTCACGAACCTTTCTGGCAGCCGCTGCAGACGTTTTACCTCGATGCGCATCGCCTCTACTTTATGGTTTTTCCCCTGCGAGATGCGGCCGGACGCTATCTCGGAGCCATCCAGCTGGCCCGCTTCGATCCGGGCTTTGTGGATCTGTATCGCCAACTGGCTATAGGTATCTTTTTAAGCTGGACGCTGCTTTCAGGATTGATCCTGATGCTACTGGCTATCAGTAGCCGACGCGTCCTGCGCCCCCTGCATGAATTAACCCGGGCCACGGCAGCCCTCTCACCCGAACGTCTCCACAAACCTCTCCGGTTGACATCTCCGCTGGACCGGGAAACTGCTCAACTTACGGCCACGCTAAACGACCTACTACGCCGCTTACACCAGGCCTTCGATGAACTTCAACGCTTCACAGCCAATGCGGCCCATGAACTGAAAACGCCGCTGGCCCTGCTGCATGCTCAGGCAGAGCTGGCCCTGCGGCGTCCACGGTCGGCAGACAGCTACCGCACCACGCTGCAGCAGATCCTGCAGCAGACGGAGCAGATGACCATACTGGTGCAGCACCTGCTGCTACTGAGCCGTCTGGATCAACCTGATACTTCCTTTTCGTTTACTCCGGTGAACTTCTCCGAACTGGTCGCCCGTGAACAAGAACTCTTTGCGGCCCGCGCCGGCATGCAGGGTGTGACGCTTGCAGCATCGCTGGCCCCCGAAGCCCGGCTCTATGGCATTGAACCCTTGCTGCAAGAACTCATCCGTAATGTGCTGGACAATGCCGTAAAGTACACGCCCCGGGGACGCATCGACGTTGTGGTACAAAAGACAGACACAGACGTACTTTTTGAGGTTCGCGACACGGGGGTGGGCATTCCCCGCGAAGCCCTGCCACACGTCACCGAACGCTTCTACCGGGTGCCATCCACAGCGATAGGCACTGAAGGACACGGTTTAGGCCTGAGTCTGGTAGCCCGTATTGTGACGCTGCATCAGGGGCAATTAGAAATCGACTCCCAGCCGGGCCAGGGGACAACCGTACGTGTGCGTCTGCCTGCCTTGCCTGTGTCGGTTCTGGAAACAAAAGTAATCGCTTAG
- a CDS encoding PQQ-dependent sugar dehydrogenase produces MRRFVVYLGLGFLLAGCNGTNGWPVQEGLVCDPDNGGITLPEGFCALVVADNVGRARHLVVRDNGDIYVALMRPKNGHGIAALRDTSGDGRADIIAYFGDVPGTGIDIWDDYLYFAPDTALLRYRLIEGALLPQEPPELIAGGLPERRQHAAKTFAFDEEGYVYVNIGAPSNACQARDRQRGVPGLDPCPLLERYGGIWRFRADVPGQRQEDGLRYATGIRNAVAIAWNPFANALYVVQHGRDQLNTLWPEHFDAEDNANLPAEEFFRVDEGDDFGWPYCYYDPIQHKKVLAPEYGGDGQIVGRCNQFEDPMVAYPAHWAPNDLIFYNGTQFPERYRGGAFIAFHGSWNRAPLPQGGYNVVFQPMNPDGTPAGDWEVFANGFAGTDTIRSTGDARHRPMGLAVGPDGSLYISDSVRGRIWRVIYQGS; encoded by the coding sequence ATGAGACGATTCGTAGTGTACCTGGGACTGGGATTTCTGCTGGCAGGATGTAATGGCACCAACGGCTGGCCGGTTCAAGAGGGGCTGGTGTGTGATCCGGACAACGGAGGCATTACCTTGCCCGAAGGCTTTTGTGCGTTGGTGGTAGCCGACAACGTCGGACGTGCCCGCCACCTTGTGGTGCGGGACAACGGCGACATCTACGTAGCCCTGATGCGGCCGAAGAATGGCCATGGCATTGCTGCGCTGCGCGACACAAGCGGCGATGGCCGGGCGGACATCATCGCCTACTTCGGGGACGTCCCCGGTACTGGTATCGACATCTGGGACGACTATCTCTACTTTGCGCCAGATACAGCCCTGCTGCGCTATCGCCTCATTGAGGGGGCGCTGCTGCCGCAGGAACCTCCCGAACTGATAGCCGGGGGGTTGCCCGAGCGTCGTCAGCATGCGGCTAAGACGTTTGCCTTCGACGAGGAGGGCTATGTGTATGTGAACATCGGAGCGCCTTCGAACGCCTGTCAGGCGCGCGATCGTCAGCGGGGCGTGCCCGGTCTGGATCCCTGTCCGCTGCTGGAGCGCTACGGGGGCATCTGGCGTTTTCGGGCCGACGTACCTGGTCAGCGCCAGGAAGATGGCCTGCGCTACGCTACGGGTATCCGAAATGCTGTGGCCATTGCCTGGAATCCGTTCGCCAATGCGCTTTACGTCGTACAGCACGGCCGCGACCAGCTCAACACGCTCTGGCCTGAGCATTTCGACGCGGAAGACAATGCCAACCTACCGGCCGAAGAGTTCTTCCGTGTAGACGAAGGGGATGATTTCGGATGGCCCTATTGTTACTACGATCCAATTCAGCACAAAAAAGTGCTGGCCCCCGAGTACGGTGGTGATGGACAGATCGTCGGACGTTGCAATCAGTTTGAAGATCCCATGGTGGCCTATCCGGCGCACTGGGCTCCTAATGACCTGATTTTCTATAACGGCACGCAGTTTCCCGAGCGCTATCGGGGAGGTGCCTTCATCGCTTTTCACGGCTCCTGGAATCGTGCGCCATTACCCCAGGGCGGCTACAATGTGGTCTTTCAACCTATGAATCCTGACGGCACACCGGCCGGTGACTGGGAAGTGTTTGCCAATGGATTTGCAGGGACGGATACCATTCGAAGTACCGGGGATGCCCGCCATCGGCCGATGGGATTGGCTGTGGGACCAGACGGTTCGCTCTACATCAGCGACTCGGTACGCGGTCGCATCTGGCGCGTGATTTATCAGGGAAGCTAA